In the Buteo buteo chromosome 8, bButBut1.hap1.1, whole genome shotgun sequence genome, CCTTTGTTCTGTGCTGATAAGCTATTACTAAAACCACACATATTATTTATGTTCAACGTCTTCCACTCCTAGACTTCCCTGAACACAAACTGTACCAGGGGAAGCCAACATAAAACCCAGTCAGCTAAGCCACGTCGGCATTGTCTTGCTGACTCCTGATTAAGAATTAACATGCCCACTACTGATTTGTCATTACTAATGACAGGTTTATAGGCAATTGTTTCCAGCTCCTTCTGCGTCTCACACCAAGAGGAAGAGGGCAGCAGCCTCCCCCttgcagagcacagtgctgtgCGCACAGAGCAGGGCCCTGGCACCCCTGCCATGGCTTTTCTGCTGGCTGGCAGGACATGGTAGAGAAAGAGCTGCACGGTTCTAGCCTGGGGGTGACCAAACCCGACCTCACTCCAGCTCCTTGCAGCCTGGGGCTGTCCCAGGTGCCCTGCGCTACCCCCAGCTTGCCTCTGCTGCCACCCTGCTCCACCTTTACAGCTTGAAGTGCCATGGCAACCTTTCAAGATGAAGCATTTGAAATGCAATAACCAACATTTAAAATGAGCAAACCAATTTGGTGCTTTCCATGTTACTGCTTCCTCTACTTGTGATTTTGCTTAGATGACTTGTTTTGGTTACCATGATAATTATGTATTTCAGTCCTATCCTGTAATAGTACGGTAGCATTTACAGTTCATATTCTCTACTACACAGAGAGCACTTAATCCAGGTTCTTAGTAAGGAAACTTCTGGCTGTGAAATAAATGAACTGGAAGTCCCAAGGAATAGTTTGCTATATCAGTTAtgtagtttattttctctttatataGTCCAAATGTCACACATTCCAGTGACAAACTtagctgcagaaaatgaaagtgtaTTTCCAAACATTATAAATTTTTAGTATCAGAGTAAGCCAGTTGGATGAATACAAATCAGTAAGTAATCATTTATTGACATACATATTAATAAAGCCAACTGATTAAAGTACTATTAATGGGATGTcactgctatttttattttcacctaATTCCATTTTGTACTGATAATAAGGAATCTCTATAGAGCAGTGATTCTGTTCCAGTCTTATTAGCCTCCCTCCTAACTGGTCAGACTGTAGCTCTCAGAAGACCTCCCTCCCTCTTTAAGAAACCCTGGACAACCTCAAGGAACAACTATGGTCCCTAGAAAGATCTATTGTGCAGAGAAAACATAAGGCATCTGCTCCCTCATCCCAATGCCATGTCAGAGATCTGTCATGGGGGAGTGGGAGAAGGGCTAGCAATGATTTAATTAAGAGTAAATTCTGGTAAACAAGGTCAGGCACCTCTGCCTTAGGGCAACACCAAATTAGCCTGTAACATCTGGGCTGGAACACCCACAAATCAGATTTTAGGCTACAGAATCAATGCTGTGAGCAGGCTAATAGAGACTGTTGGGAAGTGTACCCTAGTATAGACTTAATCCCACAGGAGTACCATAACTGTAACCCTTATTGTAATGATAAAggaccctgctgctgctgtggacAGGATGAGACTGCTCTGGCTAAATGCTGTACCAGGGCACAGGATAATCCACAGTCATATTACCGCTTGCATGGGTCCACATACATAAGCTCACCAGGTTCGAACAGTTTTATTACTAAGAAACTGGCCATGAGGACCATCAGCATCAGAAGGCAAAAGAGCCAAATAAACTGGGGTCTCAGCCCCTTCATCCGGTGATTTAGTGGCTTTAGGACCTGCCATGTCTGTTCTCACCCACCCAGGACAGCAGGCATTGAGAAGGATGTgatcaccttttcttttctcatttaacaTCCGGGCTTGAATCCTGGACAAGACTGTGACACCAATTTTGGATACTCCATAGGCAGTATTTGGCCAACCCTCTTTCTCATGCACACTTTTCTTGGTATCTTCCACAAATTTGGTCATGAGTTCCACTAACTCATCCTCAGTGATCGTCTCGCTGCGAAACTTTTGCTGTAGTTCTCGGCTGCAGCCTCCCAGAGCTGAGCTACTTACCATACTAGAGACATTCACCACTCTACCTGGTAAAAGAGAATAAAGACTGATTACTTTTACACCCACTAAACAAGCCCAGACACTGAAGTGGGCTTGCTCTACAGTTATGTATTCACCACTTAGTTGAAAACCTGTAAAATACTTTGTGTGGGCTATTTTGCTGAGCTTCTGGAAGATCGCAGTTAACTCAATGTCAAGTGTTGCTAGTGAATGCCATTACAAAGGGTTATTTCAAGTGTCACCCTGAAAAAGCTCTCTATCAAACTTGAGGTATTCATCCAAGAAATAGTCTGTTACAATCTGTAGGCATACTCATAGAAATAAGTGGCTCTCTCAGTAATGGCAGCCAGACTTGACTCTTGAAGTTCTGGTCAAAAACGTTCTCACTTCTGCAACAGCTTAAGTGCTGTGAAAATGTACCTCAAAAGCCAGAACAGAGAATTCAAAAAAAGCAATCTAGTTCTTAATGCAGTGAGACCATCAGCTTGTTTACAGAACACCTGAAGATTTACAAAGCTGTAGTAAGCTATTTATCTTCAGCACTTTAGTACAGAGGAATGAGTCAGC is a window encoding:
- the LOC142033642 gene encoding carbonyl reductase [NADPH] 1-like isoform X2, producing the protein MSNVPVAVVTGSNKGIGFAIVRALCKQFPGDVYLTARDPGRGQEAVAKLQEEGLHPLFHQLDIDDLQSIRALRDFLKEKYGGLNVLVNNAGIAFKVHDTTPFAVQAEVTLKTNFFGTRNVCTELLPLVKPYGRVVNVSSMVSSSALGGCSRELQQKFRSETITEDELVELMTKFVEDTKKSVHEKEGWPNTAYGVSKIGVTVLSRIQARMLNEKRKGDHILLNACCPGWVRTDMAGPKATKSPDEGAETPVYLALLPSDADGPHGQFLSNKTVRTW